From Falsibacillus albus, a single genomic window includes:
- a CDS encoding manganese efflux pump MntP, with the protein MTSIIGELLTLMLMAFALGMDAFSIGLGMGMYKLRLKQIFYIGLTVGIFHVWMPLLGMIAGRFLSDKFGTFAGYVGGVLLILLGLQMFISSFKKDEQSLMAPVGLGLLIFALSVSLDSFSVGLTLGIYGAKTAASLISFGLAATLLTWCGLLVGRKVQSWLGSYSEALGGSILFAFGIKLLLPL; encoded by the coding sequence ATGACATCGATTATTGGTGAGCTGTTAACACTGATGTTAATGGCTTTTGCACTGGGAATGGATGCTTTCTCAATCGGTCTCGGCATGGGAATGTATAAGCTCCGTCTCAAACAAATTTTTTACATAGGACTGACTGTAGGGATCTTTCACGTCTGGATGCCTCTGCTCGGCATGATTGCCGGAAGATTCCTTTCTGATAAATTTGGGACATTTGCCGGTTATGTAGGTGGTGTTCTACTGATCCTCCTTGGATTGCAAATGTTTATCTCCAGCTTCAAGAAAGATGAGCAATCACTCATGGCCCCGGTCGGACTAGGCCTGCTGATCTTTGCATTGAGTGTCAGCCTGGATAGCTTCTCAGTCGGACTCACCTTGGGAATTTACGGCGCAAAAACGGCTGCTTCCTTGATCAGTTTCGGTTTGGCTGCCACTCTTCTGACGTGGTGTGGTCTGCTGGTGGGAAGAAAAGTCCAGAGCTGGCTTGGTTCTTACAGTGAAGCCTTGGGAGGAAGCATTCTATTCGCCTTTGGCATCAAGCTGCTCCTTCCTTTATAA
- a CDS encoding low molecular weight protein arginine phosphatase translates to MTNILFICTGNTCRSPMAEAILRNKQNDQIEVRSAGVFAFDGSPASTNTKKVLEENNISHSHTSSLLKEEDVKWATYIFTMTSGHKATVLNMFPQAGDKTFTLNEFVDGKGLDVADPYGGSVEIYRETFGELDKLIDKLLDKLNKGL, encoded by the coding sequence GTGACGAATATACTGTTCATTTGTACGGGAAATACTTGCAGAAGTCCAATGGCAGAGGCAATCTTGCGGAATAAACAAAATGATCAAATCGAAGTAAGGTCGGCTGGGGTATTTGCTTTCGATGGTTCGCCTGCGTCTACCAATACAAAGAAGGTTTTGGAGGAAAACAACATTTCCCACTCTCATACTTCCTCGCTTTTAAAAGAAGAGGATGTAAAGTGGGCGACTTATATCTTCACGATGACGTCCGGGCATAAAGCCACGGTGTTGAATATGTTTCCGCAAGCCGGGGACAAAACGTTCACGTTGAATGAGTTCGTGGACGGAAAAGGCTTGGACGTAGCAGACCCATATGGAGGAAGTGTTGAAATTTACAGAGAAACTTTTGGCGAATTAGATAAACTTATTGATAAATTGCTCGATAAACTAAATAAGGGACTATAG
- a CDS encoding methyl-accepting chemotaxis protein: MKKKKYKFGLRRKLVLLTTLLAIITYSTSAFFIYFVYPHFAKGMSPVVFTAGTLALGIFWSGVLAYLGSGFITKSLKRLEQAAIKASQGDIHTDVELPKSDDEIRSLGTAFNTMLVNLREMVHSIEDNFHQTNENVIAISTESTKASHQAESISSTIREISAGAESSALSIQTTAESVEDVIRIAQEVQEKAKSSEQISGDMLQELQESKNVVHSLVAGIESLAKDNHESLQAVRRLAENAQKVEQIIQLVGDIAAQTNLLALNASIEAARAGEHGKGFAVVAEEVRKLADESGKAVQGISELIQNIQQEVESVVKQITVQVDSANQEAEKGAKTNAVIEEMTSTIHDVANAVKHITSLVDRQMESIQLTSQQSQEVAAIAEETSAGAVEVSDATKEQAMVMANVEELALQLKTQAEALKKTITRFKL, translated from the coding sequence ATGAAAAAGAAAAAGTACAAATTCGGGCTGCGCAGGAAACTCGTGCTGCTCACGACGCTGCTTGCCATCATTACCTATTCTACAAGTGCGTTCTTCATTTATTTCGTATATCCTCATTTTGCTAAAGGGATGAGCCCGGTTGTTTTTACGGCGGGTACTTTGGCACTAGGGATTTTTTGGTCGGGCGTTTTGGCCTATCTTGGTTCAGGTTTTATCACAAAATCATTGAAGCGCTTGGAGCAGGCTGCCATCAAAGCGAGTCAAGGCGATATACATACAGATGTGGAACTACCTAAATCGGATGATGAAATCCGCTCACTGGGAACGGCATTCAATACGATGCTTGTCAACCTTCGGGAAATGGTCCACAGCATCGAAGATAATTTTCACCAAACGAATGAAAATGTCATCGCAATTTCAACTGAGTCTACTAAGGCATCGCATCAAGCAGAAAGTATTTCTTCGACCATTCGGGAAATTTCTGCAGGGGCAGAAAGCTCGGCATTATCGATCCAAACGACCGCTGAATCTGTCGAGGATGTCATTCGGATCGCGCAGGAGGTCCAGGAAAAGGCTAAATCCTCCGAGCAGATCTCTGGGGATATGCTTCAGGAGCTCCAGGAAAGCAAAAATGTCGTCCATTCCCTTGTAGCTGGGATCGAAAGTCTGGCAAAGGACAATCACGAATCGCTGCAAGCCGTCCGTCGCTTGGCGGAAAACGCCCAAAAGGTCGAGCAGATCATTCAGCTCGTCGGAGACATTGCCGCACAGACCAATTTATTGGCCTTGAACGCGTCGATTGAAGCAGCACGCGCTGGCGAACATGGAAAAGGATTTGCCGTTGTCGCCGAGGAAGTCCGCAAGCTGGCAGATGAAAGTGGAAAAGCAGTACAAGGAATTTCAGAATTGATTCAAAACATCCAGCAAGAAGTCGAAAGCGTCGTGAAGCAAATTACGGTTCAAGTGGATTCGGCCAACCAAGAGGCTGAAAAAGGGGCTAAAACGAACGCAGTCATTGAAGAAATGACATCGACCATCCACGATGTCGCCAATGCCGTGAAGCACATCACCTCATTGGTCGACCGCCAAATGGAAAGCATCCAGCTTACATCGCAGCAATCCCAGGAAGTCGCCGCCATCGCGGAAGAGACTTCAGCCGGAGCGGTGGAAGTGAGCGATGCCACGAAAGAACAAGCCATGGTCATGGCAAATGTCGAAGAGCTTGCACTGCAATTAAAAACGCAAGCCGAAGCTTTGAAGAAAACGATTACTCGATTCAAACTATAA
- the rpiB gene encoding ribose 5-phosphate isomerase B — protein MKIALASDHGGIHIREEIRGLLEEMGLEYEDFGCDCETSVDYPDYALPVAEKVASGEFDKGILICGTGIGMSISANKVKGIRCALVHDVFSAKATREHNDTNMLAMGERVIGAGLAREIAKTWLTTDYAGGRHARRLDKISDYENKHL, from the coding sequence ATGAAAATTGCTCTTGCATCAGATCATGGTGGTATTCATATTCGTGAGGAGATTCGAGGTTTATTGGAAGAAATGGGTCTGGAATATGAGGATTTTGGCTGTGATTGTGAGACATCAGTGGATTATCCGGATTATGCACTGCCGGTTGCCGAGAAGGTGGCAAGCGGGGAGTTTGATAAAGGCATTCTGATCTGCGGGACCGGGATCGGGATGAGCATCTCGGCCAATAAGGTTAAAGGCATTCGTTGTGCACTTGTTCATGACGTATTCAGCGCCAAAGCCACCCGCGAGCATAATGACACAAATATGCTGGCGATGGGGGAGCGCGTCATCGGTGCCGGATTGGCACGGGAGATTGCTAAAACATGGCTGACAACGGATTATGCCGGTGGACGTCATGCACGCCGTTTGGATAAAATTTCTGATTACGAAAATAAGCACCTATAA
- a CDS encoding TIGR01440 family protein has protein sequence MQELSRWKKDLTNILSEFADQASFKKGQIFVVGCSTSEVAGKRIGTSGTEEVAEMIYGELKSFSENHGLLLAFQCCEHLNRAIVVERSTAEEKSWPEVTVIPVRTAGGAMATFAYGHFEDPVVVEHIQADAGIDIGDTFIGMHLKHVAVPVRVGLKSLGHAHVTLAKTRPKLIGGARAVYERTKDEERCSM, from the coding sequence ATGCAGGAACTCTCTCGGTGGAAAAAAGATCTAACCAATATTCTTTCTGAGTTTGCCGATCAAGCTTCGTTCAAGAAGGGTCAAATCTTTGTAGTTGGCTGCTCTACCTCCGAAGTGGCTGGAAAGCGCATCGGAACTTCTGGAACGGAAGAAGTGGCGGAGATGATTTATGGGGAATTGAAATCATTTTCCGAGAATCATGGCCTGTTGCTCGCTTTTCAATGCTGTGAGCACTTGAATCGTGCCATCGTTGTCGAACGAAGCACCGCTGAAGAAAAAAGCTGGCCAGAGGTGACGGTCATTCCCGTCAGGACGGCTGGCGGGGCCATGGCTACATTTGCTTACGGTCATTTTGAGGATCCTGTGGTTGTTGAGCACATCCAGGCTGATGCTGGGATCGATATCGGCGATACCTTCATCGGAATGCATTTGAAGCATGTCGCCGTCCCGGTTCGCGTCGGTTTGAAAAGTCTTGGACACGCCCATGTCACGCTCGCAAAGACACGGCCTAAACTGATCGGTGGTGCGAGAGCGGTTTATGAGCGAACGAAAGATGAAGAACGCTGCTCCATGTAA
- a CDS encoding serine hydroxymethyltransferase — translation MSSIDRQDQEVYQAIQDELKRQRTKIELIASENFVSEAVMEAQGSVLTNKYAEGYPGRRYYGGCEHVDVVENLARDRAKKIFGAEHANVQPHSGAQANMAVYFTVLETGDTVLGMNLSHGGHLTHGSPVNFSGVQYNFVEYGVDQDKQVIDYEDVRQKAIEHKPKLIVAGASAYPREIDFAKFREIADEVGAYLMVDMAHIAGLVAAGLHPNPVPYADFVTTTTHKTLRGPRGGMILCKEEFAKKIDKSIFPGIQGGPLMHVIAAKAVAFGEALEDSFEEYAKQIIENAKHLGEQLKKEGLDLVSGGTDNHLLLLDLRSLGLTGKIAEKVLDDVGITVNKNTIPFDPESPFVTSGIRIGTAAVTSRGFGLNEMEEIASLIAFTLKNHEDEEKLNEARERVEALTAKFTLYPER, via the coding sequence ATGAGCAGCATTGACCGTCAAGATCAAGAAGTGTATCAAGCGATTCAAGATGAATTAAAGCGTCAAAGAACGAAAATTGAACTGATTGCCTCTGAAAACTTTGTCAGTGAAGCGGTAATGGAAGCACAAGGATCTGTGTTAACGAACAAATATGCAGAAGGTTACCCTGGCCGTCGCTACTATGGTGGCTGTGAGCACGTTGATGTCGTGGAAAATCTGGCCCGCGACCGCGCAAAGAAGATTTTTGGAGCGGAGCACGCGAACGTTCAGCCGCACTCCGGAGCTCAAGCGAATATGGCGGTATATTTTACGGTTCTAGAAACTGGTGATACTGTACTTGGTATGAATTTGTCGCACGGCGGACATTTGACCCACGGAAGTCCGGTCAACTTCAGCGGTGTGCAATATAATTTTGTTGAGTACGGCGTCGACCAAGATAAGCAAGTGATTGATTATGAAGATGTACGGCAAAAAGCTATCGAACACAAGCCGAAGCTGATTGTAGCGGGAGCTAGTGCATATCCTCGTGAAATCGATTTTGCCAAATTCCGTGAAATCGCAGATGAAGTCGGTGCTTATTTGATGGTTGATATGGCGCACATTGCTGGTCTTGTAGCAGCAGGATTGCATCCAAATCCAGTACCGTATGCGGATTTCGTGACGACGACGACGCATAAGACGTTGCGCGGACCTCGCGGAGGCATGATCCTTTGCAAAGAAGAGTTTGCGAAGAAAATCGACAAATCGATCTTTCCTGGTATCCAAGGCGGCCCGTTGATGCACGTCATCGCCGCCAAAGCAGTTGCCTTCGGAGAAGCATTGGAGGATTCTTTCGAGGAATACGCGAAACAAATCATTGAAAATGCCAAGCATCTTGGTGAACAATTGAAAAAAGAAGGTCTGGACCTAGTATCAGGTGGAACGGACAACCATCTTCTTCTATTGGATCTTCGTTCACTTGGGCTTACAGGTAAAATCGCTGAAAAAGTTCTTGACGATGTCGGGATCACGGTCAACAAAAACACGATTCCATTCGACCCGGAAAGTCCATTCGTGACAAGCGGAATCCGTATCGGTACTGCAGCGGTCACATCCAGAGGGTTCGGATTAAATGAAATGGAAGAAATCGCTTCGTTGATCGCCTTCACATTGAAAAACCACGAAGACGAAGAAAAATTGAACGAAGCGCGTGAACGTGTTGAAGCATTGACAGCGAAATTCACGCTATATCCGGAACGATAA
- the upp gene encoding uracil phosphoribosyltransferase yields the protein MGKVYVFDHPLIQHKLTYIRDMKTGTKEFRELVDEVATLMAFEITRDMPLEEVEIETPVSKATAKVLSGKKLGIVPILRAGLGMVDGILKLIPAAKVGHVGLYRDPETLKPVEYYVKLPSDVEERDFILVDPMLATGGSAVEAINSLKKRGAKNIKFMCLVACPEGVDAIKEAHPDIDIFIAALDEKLNEKGYIVPGLGDAGDRLFGTK from the coding sequence GTGGGAAAGGTTTACGTTTTTGATCATCCTCTGATCCAGCATAAGTTAACATACATCCGTGATATGAAGACAGGTACGAAAGAGTTTCGTGAGCTTGTCGATGAAGTGGCTACATTGATGGCGTTTGAAATCACCCGTGATATGCCGCTTGAGGAAGTGGAAATTGAAACACCGGTAAGCAAGGCGACAGCTAAGGTTTTATCCGGCAAGAAACTTGGAATCGTGCCGATCCTCCGTGCGGGGCTTGGCATGGTCGACGGAATTTTAAAATTGATCCCGGCTGCAAAAGTGGGACATGTCGGCTTGTACCGCGACCCTGAAACATTAAAGCCTGTTGAATACTACGTCAAGCTTCCTTCCGATGTAGAGGAAAGAGATTTCATTCTTGTCGATCCGATGCTGGCAACAGGGGGATCTGCTGTGGAAGCAATCAATTCCCTGAAAAAGCGCGGAGCAAAAAACATCAAGTTCATGTGCCTGGTCGCATGTCCGGAAGGTGTCGATGCCATCAAGGAAGCGCATCCTGATATCGATATCTTTATTGCCGCCCTTGATGAGAAGTTGAACGAAAAAGGCTACATCGTTCCTGGTCTCGGCGACGCAGGAGATCGCTTGTTCGGAACGAAGTAA
- the wecB gene encoding non-hydrolyzing UDP-N-acetylglucosamine 2-epimerase, protein MDRPIKVMTIFGTRPEAIKMAPLVLELQKYPDYFESIVTVTAQHRQMLDQVLEIFNITPDHDLNIMKDRQTLTDVTTRGLEGLDRVMKETKPDIVLVHGDTTTTFVASLAAFYNQIVVGHVEAGLRTWNKYSPFPEEMNRQLTGVMADLHFSPTEKSAENLLAENKKEDGIFITGNTAIDALSTTVKEQYSHEVLNKVGDDRLILLTAHRRENLGQPMRNMFKAVKRIVDEQPDVQVVYPVHLNPLVREIADEVLGNDPRIHLIEPLDVIDFHNFASRAHLILTDSGGVQEEAPSLGVPVLVLRDTTERPEGIEAGTLKLAGIDEETIYQLATELLTDAEAYEKMAKAANPYGDGQASFRITEAIRYYFKEKDERPEPFKPLNK, encoded by the coding sequence ATGGATAGACCAATTAAAGTGATGACTATTTTTGGAACAAGACCTGAAGCGATAAAAATGGCTCCGCTCGTTTTAGAGCTGCAAAAATACCCTGATTATTTTGAGTCGATCGTCACTGTGACGGCTCAGCATCGTCAAATGCTAGATCAGGTTTTAGAGATATTCAATATCACGCCTGATCATGATTTGAACATCATGAAAGATCGCCAGACATTGACGGATGTCACGACAAGAGGTTTGGAAGGCTTGGACCGTGTCATGAAAGAAACAAAGCCCGATATCGTACTCGTCCACGGTGATACAACGACCACTTTCGTAGCAAGCTTGGCTGCATTTTACAATCAAATTGTGGTTGGACATGTTGAAGCCGGGCTTCGTACATGGAATAAGTATTCTCCATTCCCGGAAGAAATGAACCGGCAATTGACTGGCGTCATGGCTGATCTTCATTTTTCACCGACTGAAAAATCCGCAGAGAATCTGCTTGCTGAAAATAAGAAAGAAGATGGCATTTTCATCACGGGCAACACAGCGATTGATGCATTGTCAACAACGGTCAAGGAACAATATTCGCATGAAGTGCTCAACAAGGTGGGCGATGACCGACTGATCCTATTAACTGCACATCGCCGTGAAAATCTTGGGCAGCCGATGCGCAATATGTTCAAAGCAGTCAAACGAATCGTTGATGAGCAGCCGGATGTACAAGTTGTTTATCCTGTTCATTTGAATCCTTTAGTAAGGGAAATCGCGGATGAAGTGCTTGGAAACGATCCGAGAATTCATTTGATCGAGCCATTGGATGTCATCGATTTTCATAACTTCGCTTCCCGTGCGCATCTGATCTTGACGGATTCCGGCGGTGTCCAGGAGGAGGCGCCATCCTTGGGGGTGCCAGTCCTTGTTCTTCGCGACACGACCGAGCGGCCTGAAGGCATCGAGGCTGGGACGCTTAAGCTTGCTGGAATCGATGAAGAAACGATTTATCAATTGGCTACTGAATTATTAACAGACGCAGAAGCATATGAAAAGATGGCAAAAGCAGCAAATCCGTATGGTGATGGACAAGCTTCTTTCCGTATTACAGAAGCGATCCGCTATTACTTTAAGGAAAAAGATGAACGACCTGAGCCATTCAAACCATTAAATAAATAA
- a CDS encoding S8 family serine peptidase translates to MKKFLAGALAFMLLLPTAAASSKTINPALPQLPSPSPHEKVVMLFSTKTKPNRSALEKMIEPFSSIKIRYVFHEVFTGFSIEGERSEVAKLEEKYPNVQYTAEANMYKTNMEESVPFIGADRVRKFFDRKGARLTGKGIKVGIIDTGIDYHHPDLARNYKGGQDFVDGDRNPMESRNKRGMTTLHGTHVAGIIAANGVMKGVAPEAELYAYRALGPGGQGTTDQVLAGIEQAVKDHIDVLNLSLGTDVNAPDLPITTALNKAVERGVIAVTSSGNSGPNLWTVGTPGTASEAISVGASTPPMKVPYLHNRLWKKDIKLVPMYGGVPWNLISPLQMVKGGLGEKKDLKRVSGKIVLIKRGDIPFTMKVKNAQAAGAKAVIIYNNTGGEFLGRVSDEVRIPAAAITRKDGEQLMKSLRRRRVLASTKYRIEKDRLADFSSRGPVTINWGIKPDITAPGVEIRSTVPNGYLSLQGTSMAAPHVAGACAILKQAHPDWTPEEIKAAFMNTAKEMKDDKGQPYHAYEQGAGRIQLDKAVKTETLVMPGALSIGRLPSARFEEKEKTMLIKNVGKEAKNYTFSIPEPQKGVHFELPDPFTLQPGEEQKVTIHAERLMTYPKKADLIDGSIQLSDGKQIIHIPYLYVVNEPRYPRVMGFAIARATSGSMLHYEIYLPGGAEEFGIALYDPATMKYLGLLDWRKKVGVGFIEKQVPIPAKMNVDLNQVFAVAFARTKGREDYQELLLNLATPLQKKGNG, encoded by the coding sequence ATGAAAAAATTTCTCGCAGGGGCATTGGCTTTCATGCTGCTTTTGCCGACCGCCGCTGCTTCATCAAAGACGATAAATCCGGCACTTCCACAGCTGCCATCTCCATCGCCGCATGAAAAAGTGGTCATGCTGTTTTCTACAAAAACAAAGCCAAATCGTTCAGCTTTGGAGAAAATGATTGAACCATTTTCTTCTATTAAAATAAGATATGTGTTCCATGAAGTATTTACCGGCTTTTCAATCGAAGGAGAGAGGTCGGAAGTGGCCAAGCTTGAGGAGAAATACCCCAACGTCCAATACACGGCTGAAGCCAATATGTATAAAACCAATATGGAGGAGAGTGTCCCATTCATCGGAGCTGACAGGGTGAGGAAATTTTTTGATCGTAAAGGTGCCCGGCTGACTGGAAAAGGGATCAAGGTGGGCATCATCGATACCGGGATCGATTATCACCATCCCGATCTTGCCCGTAATTATAAGGGTGGACAGGATTTCGTCGACGGCGACAGAAATCCGATGGAGTCGAGAAATAAACGCGGTATGACTACCCTGCACGGCACGCATGTCGCTGGCATCATTGCGGCAAATGGCGTCATGAAGGGAGTCGCCCCCGAAGCCGAACTGTATGCCTACCGCGCGTTGGGCCCCGGCGGACAAGGGACGACCGATCAGGTGCTGGCAGGGATTGAACAAGCGGTGAAGGATCATATCGATGTATTGAATCTATCTCTCGGAACAGATGTCAATGCGCCAGACCTCCCGATCACGACCGCGCTGAACAAGGCGGTCGAAAGAGGCGTCATCGCCGTCACTTCAAGCGGTAACAGCGGACCGAACCTATGGACGGTAGGAACTCCTGGAACGGCAAGTGAAGCCATTTCCGTCGGGGCATCAACTCCGCCGATGAAAGTGCCGTATTTGCATAACCGCCTATGGAAAAAAGACATCAAACTTGTGCCGATGTATGGCGGGGTGCCTTGGAACTTGATAAGCCCGCTGCAAATGGTGAAGGGTGGACTAGGTGAAAAGAAGGATTTGAAGCGGGTGTCGGGGAAGATTGTCCTTATCAAAAGAGGTGACATCCCTTTTACAATGAAGGTGAAAAATGCACAAGCAGCAGGTGCGAAAGCGGTGATCATCTACAATAATACAGGCGGGGAATTTTTGGGGAGGGTCAGTGATGAAGTACGCATCCCTGCAGCTGCCATCACGAGAAAAGATGGAGAGCAGCTGATGAAATCACTGAGGAGAAGAAGGGTTCTCGCTTCCACCAAATATAGAATAGAAAAGGATCGGCTGGCAGATTTCAGCTCCCGGGGGCCGGTGACGATCAATTGGGGAATCAAGCCCGATATCACGGCTCCCGGCGTGGAGATCCGAAGCACGGTGCCGAATGGGTATTTATCATTGCAGGGGACGAGCATGGCTGCACCGCATGTAGCTGGAGCGTGCGCCATCTTGAAGCAGGCACATCCCGATTGGACCCCTGAAGAAATTAAAGCCGCGTTTATGAATACGGCCAAAGAGATGAAAGATGACAAAGGGCAACCCTATCACGCGTATGAGCAAGGTGCAGGGAGGATACAGCTGGACAAAGCGGTTAAAACTGAAACGCTTGTGATGCCTGGTGCATTGTCGATTGGCCGGCTTCCTTCTGCCCGATTCGAAGAAAAAGAGAAAACGATGTTGATCAAAAACGTCGGGAAAGAGGCAAAGAATTACACATTCTCTATCCCGGAGCCGCAAAAAGGGGTCCATTTCGAGCTGCCTGATCCGTTCACGCTGCAGCCGGGTGAAGAGCAGAAGGTGACCATTCATGCGGAGAGGTTGATGACATATCCGAAAAAAGCCGACCTGATCGATGGAAGCATCCAGCTTTCAGATGGAAAGCAGATCATCCATATTCCTTATCTTTATGTCGTCAATGAACCCCGCTATCCCCGTGTGATGGGATTTGCCATCGCCAGGGCAACCAGCGGCAGCATGCTCCATTATGAAATCTATCTGCCTGGAGGGGCGGAGGAATTCGGGATTGCCCTGTATGATCCCGCAACCATGAAATATTTGGGCCTTCTGGATTGGCGGAAAAAAGTAGGTGTGGGATTCATTGAAAAACAAGTTCCGATCCCGGCAAAAATGAATGTCGATTTGAATCAAGTTTTTGCCGTTGCGTTTGCGAGGACGAAAGGAAGGGAAGACTATCAAGAGCTTCTCTTAAATCTTGCTACGCCCCTTCAAAAGAAGGGGAATGGATAA
- a CDS encoding AtpZ/AtpI family protein: protein MRQKERRPYQAMALYTAILSQLVGAILIGLFGGKWIDHKLGTTPLFLVIGLLLGLAAGIYTMLRSVRHFFSGD, encoded by the coding sequence ATGCGGCAAAAAGAACGCCGTCCTTATCAAGCCATGGCACTGTATACGGCCATACTTTCGCAATTAGTCGGAGCTATTTTGATTGGTCTTTTCGGAGGGAAATGGATCGACCACAAATTAGGCACGACACCACTATTTTTAGTCATCGGACTACTTCTTGGCTTAGCAGCCGGAATCTATACGATGCTTCGTTCAGTCCGACACTTCTTTTCGGGAGATTAA
- a CDS encoding ATP synthase subunit I, with protein MPELHQMFNRHRKYIFYLLSIYVLGWGFTSYKSIFLGLVLGTCLSLFNHWLMVRRTVKFGDAVLEGKKVRSLGTAARMASAVLGVMIVLRYPELFHLLGFIFGLMTAYLVIMIDYFFHYVKSNK; from the coding sequence ATGCCGGAACTCCACCAAATGTTTAACAGGCACCGCAAATACATATTTTACCTCCTCTCCATTTATGTCCTTGGCTGGGGCTTTACTTCCTATAAATCCATTTTTCTCGGATTGGTATTGGGGACATGCTTAAGTCTCTTCAATCATTGGCTGATGGTGAGAAGAACAGTGAAATTTGGCGATGCGGTATTAGAAGGAAAGAAAGTAAGGTCGCTAGGGACAGCCGCCCGAATGGCTTCAGCGGTGTTAGGCGTGATGATCGTATTGCGCTATCCGGAATTATTTCATCTCCTAGGCTTTATCTTTGGATTAATGACAGCTTATCTTGTCATTATGATAGATTACTTTTTTCATTATGTGAAATCAAATAAATAG
- the atpB gene encoding F0F1 ATP synthase subunit A — protein sequence MHHEAPLYEFMGLTFNLANVLMITVASAIAFLIAVVGTRQLALQPTGMQNFMEWVMDFVKGIVKSNMDWKTGGRFHILGLTLIMYIFVANMLGLPFSVVIDGKVWWKSPTADPAITLTLSSMVVVLSHYYGIKLKGFGEYGKDFFRPMWFLIPLKIIEEFANTLTLGLRLYGNIYAGEVLLALIAGGLATGVGGTVAAIVPMIAWQGFSIFVGVIQSFIFCMLTMVYMAHKVSQDH from the coding sequence TTGCATCATGAAGCTCCTTTATACGAGTTTATGGGCTTGACCTTCAACTTGGCAAACGTCCTGATGATCACGGTGGCATCCGCCATTGCATTCCTTATTGCGGTCGTGGGCACACGACAACTGGCCCTGCAACCGACTGGCATGCAAAACTTCATGGAGTGGGTCATGGACTTCGTCAAAGGCATCGTCAAGAGCAATATGGATTGGAAGACGGGTGGCCGCTTTCACATCCTTGGTCTTACTTTAATCATGTACATTTTCGTCGCAAATATGTTGGGACTTCCGTTTTCAGTCGTGATCGACGGGAAGGTTTGGTGGAAATCACCGACAGCGGATCCAGCCATCACACTGACGCTTTCATCCATGGTTGTTGTGCTGTCGCATTACTACGGCATAAAACTAAAGGGATTTGGCGAATATGGGAAGGATTTCTTCAGACCTATGTGGTTCTTAATCCCGCTAAAAATAATCGAGGAATTTGCAAATACCCTCACACTAGGTCTTCGTCTTTACGGTAACATCTACGCCGGGGAAGTATTGCTTGCATTGATTGCGGGCGGACTTGCTACAGGCGTTGGCGGTACAGTTGCAGCGATCGTTCCGATGATCGCATGGCAAGGGTTCTCTATTTTCGTAGGCGTAATCCAATCGTTCATTTTCTGTATGTTAACAATGGTTTATATGGCTCATAAAGTCAGCCAGGACCATTAA
- the atpE gene encoding F0F1 ATP synthase subunit C, whose product MGLIAAAIAVGLAAVGAGIGNGLIVGRTVEGIARQPELRGTLQTTMFIGIALVEALPIIGVVIAFIVLGQ is encoded by the coding sequence ATGGGTCTTATAGCAGCGGCAATTGCAGTTGGTCTTGCAGCAGTAGGTGCAGGAATTGGTAACGGTCTTATCGTAGGTCGTACAGTAGAAGGAATCGCGCGTCAACCAGAATTGCGCGGTACGCTTCAAACAACAATGTTCATCGGTATCGCGTTGGTAGAGGCATTGCCGATCATTGGTGTCGTTATCGCATTCATCGTATTGGGTCAATAA